The window GCTATATACCGCTTATATGAACTTAATCAACAAAAACAGGATACAGCAAGTACCGTCTAAACCGGGTGTTTACTTTTTCAAGAATGAAGAAGGAGGCATTATTTACATCGGGAAGGCTAAGAATCTTCGTAATAGGGTGCGGTCTTATTTTCAGCAGAGTAAATATCAATCGGCCAAAAATATAACTATGATAAAAAGAATTGCCGATGTGGAATGGCTGGTGGTGAGAAGCGAAGTGGAGGCGCTCCTGACGGAAGCGAACCTCATTAAACAGCATCAACCTCATTATAATGTGAGTTTGAAAGATGATAAGTCTTTTCCTTATATCCGAATTACAAAGGAGCCATACCCAAGGGTTTTTATTACTAGAAATATTGTTCGTGATGGGTCAAAATATTTTGGTCCTTATACTGATGTCATGCATTTGCGCCGGTCTTTGAAGGCTGTTCATAAGATATTTCCCGTCCGTAGTTGTGATTACATGATAAATGACGAATCAATCACTGCACAAAAGGTGAGCCTTTGCCTAGATTATCACATTAAAAAATGTCAAGGGCCATGCGAAGGAATGGTGTCTGAAAAAGATTATAATGATATGATCAAACAGGTGATTCAGTTTTTGCAGGGGAGGACCAAGGAAACGGAAGTATATATCAAGACGCAAATGGACAATGCGTCTGGTGAAATGCGCTTTGAAGATGCGGGTATGTACCGAGATCAACTTCATGCCATTGGACGATTTAAAGATCGGCAGCGCAAAGTAACGGCGGATTTTGAGGATAGAGATGTTTTCGCTTTGGCCAAAGAAGAAGATTACGGTATTGCCGTTATTGTCCGTATTCGCAATGGACGCATTACCAGTCGTGAAAAGATATCGCTTCGAAATTTAGATGAATCTGATGCTATTATGATGGAAACCATTATTACGCGTTTTTATTTGGAATCGGATTTTATCCCTAAAGAAATATCATTACCGACTGAAGCTGAAAATTCGGTTCAATTAATTAAATGGTTGAAAGAAAAGCGAAATGGCGCCATTCATTTGACTGTGCCACAAAAAGGTGAAAAATCAAAAGAAGTTCGATTGGCCTATCAAAATGCAAAATTACTATTAGGCGAGTGGATGATTAACAGGAAAAAACGCCGAGAACTTGTGCCGAAAATGCTCAGTCAACTCCAGGATGATTTGCAAATGAAAGTACCGCCGCGACGAATTGAAGGATTTGACATTTCTCATTTGGGCGGTACAAATACGGTAGCATCCATGGTGTGTTTTATTGATGGGAAACCGAGAAAATCGGAATATCGAAAATTCAAGGTAAAGACTGTAATGGGAATTGATGATTATGCATCTATGCGAGAAATTGTATTTCGCCGCTATAAACGAATAAAAGAGGAAGGAAAAGGACTTCCAGATTTAATTCTCATTGATGGGGGAAAAGGACAGTTGAGCATGGCTGTCTCAGCGCTACGAGAATTGGGTTTGGATTATTTGCCTATTGTCGGTTTGGCAAAACGATTAGAAGAAGTTTTTGTGCCGGGGCAGTCTGAAGCCCAATCAATACATAAGCAATCGCCGGGATTAATCTTATTACGACGAATTCGGGATGAAGCACATCGTTTTGCCATTACGTATCAAAAACAAAAACGAACCGATTCAGTCACCAAATCCATTTTTCATGAGATACCGGGAATGGGAGAAAAACGGGTGAAAAAAATATTGTCGGAATATAAAGATGTAAAAACGATTGCTGGACTAAAACCGGAAGAATTGAAAGAACGATTGGGGTTTCCTGTATTAATCGCGGAGGCGATTATTGAATTGGCGAAAAAAAATAAGTAGTTAACACCAAACTTTGTTTACTGCACCACATGTTAATATTGCGGTTTTTTATTGGGAAATCGTTCAACCAATTACCGTGCTTCAATATGTAATTTCACCGGCCGATTCAATTGATTTAATAATGGCCGACTTCATTTAATAATATTTTACCTTAGATATATTCACCCCTTTTTTGATTGGATCGGGGTGGAGGGTCATGATCTTTTCAGAATCAATCAAACAGTAAATCCATTTTCTTTCATCCAGTCATCCGAAACAAATTTGCCTAAATAATTACGTATACCATCAGCGAGTATGCAGAGGCATTTTTGTCCTGCGTCTAATGATTGTGCTGCTTGGAGTGCTGCCCAAACCACCGTGCCGCTGGAGCCGCCGCAAAGCAATCCTTCTTCCTTGATTAATCGTCGTGCCACATCAAATGAATTTTGATCATTGATTTTTACATATTGATCCACGAACGAATTGTCCAGCACATCGGGGAAAAAGTCGTATCCAATTCCTTCTACGTGGTAAGGGAATATTTCATCGCCGCCACCGAGAATTGAACCAAATGGGTCGGCGCCAACAATTTGGATATTGGGATTCTTTTCTTTTAGTTTTTTTGCAATTCCCGTGATAGTTCCGCCAGTACCCACACCGATGACAGCCATATCCAAGTCGGCGCCGAAATCATTCCATATTTCTTCCGCAGTTCCATCATAATGGGCATCAGGATTATCGGAATTTTCATATTGATCT is drawn from Candidatus Neomarinimicrobiota bacterium and contains these coding sequences:
- a CDS encoding excinuclease ABC subunit C, which produces MNLINKNRIQQVPSKPGVYFFKNEEGGIIYIGKAKNLRNRVRSYFQQSKYQSAKNITMIKRIADVEWLVVRSEVEALLTEANLIKQHQPHYNVSLKDDKSFPYIRITKEPYPRVFITRNIVRDGSKYFGPYTDVMHLRRSLKAVHKIFPVRSCDYMINDESITAQKVSLCLDYHIKKCQGPCEGMVSEKDYNDMIKQVIQFLQGRTKETEVYIKTQMDNASGEMRFEDAGMYRDQLHAIGRFKDRQRKVTADFEDRDVFALAKEEDYGIAVIVRIRNGRITSREKISLRNLDESDAIMMETIITRFYLESDFIPKEISLPTEAENSVQLIKWLKEKRNGAIHLTVPQKGEKSKEVRLAYQNAKLLLGEWMINRKKRRELVPKMLSQLQDDLQMKVPPRRIEGFDISHLGGTNTVASMVCFIDGKPRKSEYRKFKVKTVMGIDDYASMREIVFRRYKRIKEEGKGLPDLILIDGGKGQLSMAVSALRELGLDYLPIVGLAKRLEEVFVPGQSEAQSIHKQSPGLILLRRIRDEAHRFAITYQKQKRTDSVTKSIFHEIPGMGEKRVKKILSEYKDVKTIAGLKPEELKERLGFPVLIAEAIIELAKKNK
- a CDS encoding pyridoxal-phosphate dependent enzyme — translated: MILENILGAIGNTPIVKLNSVGKELNCDLYAKCEFFNAGGSLKDRIGRRMVENAEKSGRIKPGDTLIEPTSGNTGIGLALAAAVKGYRMIIVMPEKMSMEKEYTLKALGAEVVRTPTEAAHDDPEGLIEVAKRMQQEIPNSHILDQYENSDNPDAHYDGTAEEIWNDFGADLDMAVIGVGTGGTITGIAKKLKEKNPNIQIVGADPFGSILGGGDEIFPYHVEGIGYDFFPDVLDNSFVDQYVKINDQNSFDVARRLIKEEGLLCGGSSGTVVWAALQAAQSLDAGQKCLCILADGIRNYLGKFVSDDWMKENGFTV